In Asanoa sp. WMMD1127, one genomic interval encodes:
- a CDS encoding ABC transporter substrate-binding protein, giving the protein MFRNRIRAAVVGLTVATLAVAGCTGPSTDSSGNTGNAASRALNMYLYQEPAGVFSPLAPVSGPDGQVMSFIYEGLLGVDPSYKLQPRLAESYEVSPDATTFTFKLRAGQKWSDGTPFTSKDVLFTYNLMANPKTTSTTAGNYAGVAGVTDFTSGKASSISGFSAPDDNTFVIKAAKPNFGLLALIGTVWILPEHILGKDAPESVAKNAFFRKPTVGMGPYTFVEYKTNQYVHVTANSNYRNPAKIKDVYLKPMTSDNATAQLGNGGIDIASYSPTDLETVAGFQNVTTQEKPGAGFVRIALNQSKPYFKDVKVRQAFLYALDRKQIVETVLAGKAEVRLSNFAKANEPAGLNDYAQDVEKAKQLLAEAGWDSNREIQLQWVHGQRDRDATSTIVQNQLAAVGVKVKLVNIQAAEIPKTYTEKTYDMVLYGGGNYAVDSSTINGITACANAYPAGGNINFFCNEQLDTLMAEANSTADEAQRKALYDQAAKLENEQADLMWLYSPYGLWAVNKKVQGFQAPGSQDTLFWDPASWTITG; this is encoded by the coding sequence ATGTTCAGAAACCGGATACGAGCGGCAGTCGTCGGGCTGACCGTCGCCACCCTCGCGGTCGCCGGCTGCACCGGGCCGTCGACCGACTCCAGCGGCAACACGGGCAACGCCGCGAGCCGCGCCCTCAACATGTACCTCTACCAGGAGCCGGCGGGCGTGTTCAGCCCGCTCGCGCCGGTCAGCGGCCCCGACGGCCAGGTCATGTCCTTCATCTACGAAGGCCTGCTCGGCGTCGACCCCAGTTACAAGCTCCAGCCGCGGCTGGCCGAGAGCTACGAGGTGTCGCCGGACGCCACGACGTTCACCTTCAAGCTCCGCGCGGGCCAGAAGTGGAGTGACGGCACGCCGTTCACCTCTAAGGACGTGCTGTTCACCTACAACCTGATGGCGAACCCCAAGACCACCAGCACGACCGCCGGCAACTACGCCGGTGTCGCGGGCGTCACCGACTTCACCTCCGGCAAGGCGTCGAGCATCTCCGGCTTCTCCGCCCCCGACGACAACACGTTCGTCATCAAGGCCGCCAAGCCGAACTTCGGCCTGCTGGCCCTGATCGGCACCGTGTGGATCCTGCCTGAGCACATCCTGGGCAAGGACGCGCCGGAGTCGGTCGCCAAGAACGCGTTCTTCCGCAAGCCGACGGTCGGCATGGGCCCGTACACCTTCGTCGAGTACAAGACGAACCAGTACGTGCACGTCACGGCCAACAGCAACTACCGCAACCCGGCGAAGATCAAGGACGTCTACCTCAAGCCGATGACGTCCGACAACGCCACGGCCCAGCTCGGCAACGGCGGCATCGACATCGCGTCGTACTCGCCGACCGACCTCGAGACCGTGGCCGGCTTCCAGAACGTGACCACGCAGGAGAAGCCGGGCGCCGGTTTCGTGCGGATTGCGCTCAACCAGTCGAAGCCGTACTTCAAGGACGTCAAGGTTCGCCAGGCGTTCCTCTACGCCCTCGACCGCAAGCAGATCGTCGAGACCGTGCTCGCGGGCAAGGCCGAGGTCCGGCTCTCGAACTTCGCCAAGGCCAACGAGCCGGCGGGCCTCAACGACTATGCCCAGGACGTCGAGAAGGCCAAGCAGCTGCTGGCCGAGGCGGGCTGGGACAGCAACCGCGAGATCCAGCTGCAGTGGGTGCACGGGCAGCGGGACCGGGACGCCACCTCGACCATCGTGCAGAACCAGCTGGCGGCCGTCGGCGTGAAGGTCAAGCTGGTCAACATCCAGGCCGCGGAGATCCCGAAGACCTACACCGAGAAGACCTACGACATGGTCCTCTACGGCGGCGGCAACTACGCGGTGGACTCGTCGACGATCAACGGCATCACCGCCTGCGCCAACGCCTACCCGGCCGGCGGCAACATCAACTTCTTCTGCAACGAGCAGCTGGACACGTTGATGGCGGAGGCCAACTCGACCGCCGACGAGGCGCAGCGCAAGGCGCTCTACGACCAGGCCGCGAAGCTCGAGAACGAGCAGGCCGACCTGATGTGGCTCTACTCGCCGTACGGCCTCTGGGCCGTCAACAAGAAGGTGCAGGGCTTCCAGGCCCCCGGTTCGCAGGACACCTTGTTCTGGGACCCGGCGAGCTGGACGATCACTGGCTGA
- a CDS encoding fumarylacetoacetate hydrolase family protein has protein sequence MRLVTYRRAGEVRHGRLTDDDRVLEFGDGDLEGYLAGRTGDTERLDIALADVELLAPLLRPGKLLAAAANYQDHVTETGGEPLEKSRLSPRLFLKPPTSIVGPGAAIPFPSVSTEVDWEAELAVVIGRRVRDIAEADALDAVAGYMTSNDVSARSVDYGFPRDTDDKMVWFFDWLAGKWLDGFAPLGPWLVTADEVPDPQALSIHLDVNGVTKQSGSTKDMIFSVAELVAHASRLMTLEPGDVILTGTPSGVGAATGEFLTAGDVMTVVVGQLGQLRNTVA, from the coding sequence ATGCGACTCGTCACCTACCGCCGCGCCGGCGAGGTCCGACACGGCCGGTTGACCGACGACGACCGGGTGCTCGAGTTCGGCGACGGTGACCTCGAGGGTTACCTGGCCGGGCGGACCGGCGACACGGAACGGCTCGACATCGCGCTGGCCGACGTCGAGCTGCTGGCCCCGCTGCTGCGGCCCGGCAAGCTGCTCGCCGCGGCCGCCAACTACCAGGACCACGTCACCGAGACCGGTGGCGAGCCCCTGGAAAAGTCGCGGCTCAGCCCGCGGCTGTTCCTCAAGCCGCCGACCTCCATCGTCGGCCCGGGCGCGGCGATCCCGTTCCCGTCGGTCAGCACCGAGGTCGACTGGGAGGCGGAGCTGGCGGTCGTGATCGGCCGCCGGGTGCGCGACATCGCCGAGGCGGACGCGCTCGACGCGGTCGCCGGTTACATGACCTCCAACGACGTCTCGGCCCGCTCGGTCGACTACGGCTTCCCGCGGGACACCGACGACAAGATGGTCTGGTTCTTCGACTGGCTGGCCGGCAAGTGGCTCGACGGCTTCGCGCCGCTCGGACCCTGGCTGGTCACCGCCGACGAGGTGCCCGACCCGCAAGCCCTCTCGATTCACCTCGACGTCAACGGGGTGACGAAGCAATCAGGTTCTACAAAGGACATGATCTTCAGCGTGGCGGAGCTGGTAGCGCACGCGTCACGACTGATGACCCTCGAGCCCGGTGACGTGATCCTCACCGGTACGCCGTCCGGCGTGGGCGCCGCGACGGGTGAGTTCCTGACGGCCGGCGACGTGATGACCGTCGTCGTCGGCCAGCTGGGCCAACTCCGCAACACGGTGGCTTAA
- a CDS encoding Gfo/Idh/MocA family oxidoreductase, with product MIRVALVGNAGIGTQDHQSSMYAPAFQRHSAFALVDNPDDADVWSIALPLAERGKAVADAVRAGKHVLADKPLAATLAEAEEIERLAAEHGVVVVPAHHQRFNAALRSAIGAVRAGRVGLPWNVQCDFVVAGGDPAPSGELVNFGLYPVDVLRALLGLEVRRVHATGSPDLVTLLLDHDHGVTSTVVCGRVPALRDVPPGGLAVHRYRISGSHGVLAVDVRKPALQVRTTDTNGPVWTGPGTVDVLLDVLAAGIATGRAALGPHDAVQAQRVIEAAQRSLETGAPVETGE from the coding sequence ATGATCCGCGTGGCACTGGTCGGCAACGCCGGCATCGGCACCCAGGACCACCAGAGCTCCATGTACGCGCCGGCCTTCCAGCGGCACAGCGCGTTCGCGCTCGTCGACAACCCCGACGACGCCGACGTCTGGAGCATCGCGCTGCCACTGGCCGAGCGGGGCAAGGCCGTCGCCGACGCCGTGCGGGCCGGCAAGCACGTGCTGGCCGACAAGCCGCTGGCGGCGACGCTGGCCGAGGCGGAGGAGATCGAGCGGCTGGCCGCCGAGCACGGCGTGGTCGTCGTGCCGGCGCACCATCAACGCTTCAACGCCGCGCTCCGCAGTGCCATCGGCGCGGTCCGGGCCGGTCGGGTCGGCCTGCCGTGGAACGTGCAGTGCGACTTCGTGGTGGCGGGCGGCGACCCGGCGCCGAGCGGAGAGCTGGTCAACTTCGGCCTCTACCCGGTCGACGTGCTGCGGGCGCTGCTCGGCCTCGAGGTCCGCCGGGTGCACGCGACCGGCTCGCCGGACCTGGTCACCCTGCTGCTCGACCACGACCACGGCGTCACCAGCACGGTCGTCTGCGGCCGGGTGCCGGCGCTGCGCGACGTTCCGCCGGGTGGCCTCGCGGTGCACCGCTACCGGATCAGCGGATCCCACGGCGTGCTCGCCGTCGACGTCCGCAAGCCCGCGCTGCAGGTCCGCACCACTGACACGAACGGTCCTGTGTGGACCGGCCCGGGAACGGTCGACGTGCTGCTCGACGTGCTGGCGGCGGGCATCGCCACCGGCCGGGCGGCGCTCGGCCCGCACGACGCGGTGCAGGCGCAGCGCGTGATCGAGGCCGCGCAGCGGTCGCTGGAGACCGGTGCGCCGGTCGAGACAGGGGAGTGA
- a CDS encoding Gfo/Idh/MocA family oxidoreductase, whose translation MDRTGIVLVGAGFIADAHSGAIGADPRAELVGIVDADPGRAAAFARKQGGIRQATDLDTALAWPGVDAVILCTPNDTHAPIGLRVAAAGKHLLVEKPLATTVADAESLAAAFDEAGRVLVAAHTHRFYDYGRAVKATIDSGAIGRPKLVRLAILGGWIWPDWSAWVGDPARSGGHALHNGVHLLDLATWWLGAEPATVFARGRKQTAAELRIYDYLEMVVTYADGTTAVCEMSRAHRPGSIAQRELLVTGTAGIVEQGWDGEASLVFGESGTAALPAAGGNGFAAQLGAWLDAIGGAPPAMPVADAVRAVRLGVAVEESIATGQPVAVAA comes from the coding sequence ATGGATCGGACCGGGATCGTGCTGGTGGGCGCCGGCTTCATCGCCGACGCGCACAGCGGTGCGATCGGTGCCGACCCGCGGGCCGAGCTCGTCGGGATCGTCGACGCCGACCCGGGCCGCGCCGCGGCGTTCGCCCGCAAGCAGGGCGGCATCCGGCAAGCAACCGACCTCGACACCGCGCTCGCCTGGCCGGGCGTCGACGCGGTCATCCTCTGCACTCCCAACGACACCCACGCGCCGATCGGGCTGCGGGTGGCCGCGGCCGGCAAGCACCTGTTGGTGGAGAAGCCGTTGGCCACCACGGTCGCCGACGCCGAAAGCCTGGCGGCCGCGTTCGACGAGGCCGGCCGGGTGCTGGTCGCCGCGCACACGCACCGCTTCTACGACTACGGCCGGGCGGTCAAGGCGACCATCGACTCCGGCGCGATCGGGCGCCCGAAGTTGGTCCGCCTGGCCATTCTCGGCGGCTGGATCTGGCCCGACTGGAGCGCGTGGGTCGGTGACCCCGCGCGGTCGGGCGGGCACGCGCTGCACAACGGCGTACACCTGCTCGATCTGGCCACCTGGTGGCTCGGCGCCGAGCCGGCGACCGTCTTCGCCCGCGGCCGCAAGCAGACCGCGGCGGAGCTGCGCATCTACGACTACCTGGAGATGGTGGTGACCTACGCCGACGGCACGACCGCGGTCTGCGAGATGAGCCGGGCCCACCGCCCGGGTTCGATCGCGCAGCGTGAGCTGCTGGTGACCGGCACGGCGGGAATCGTCGAGCAGGGCTGGGACGGCGAGGCGTCCCTGGTGTTCGGCGAGAGTGGCACGGCCGCGCTGCCGGCCGCCGGCGGCAACGGCTTCGCCGCTCAACTCGGTGCCTGGCTCGACGCGATCGGTGGAGCGCCGCCGGCGATGCCGGTCGCCGACGCGGTGCGGGCGGTCCGCCTCGGCGTCGCGGTCGAGGAGTCCATCGCGACCGGCCAGCCCGTGGCGGTGGCGGCATGA
- a CDS encoding aspartate aminotransferase family protein has translation MSTPPSSQDSPRGKAIADAAAAVIPGGVNSSTRYIGTPYAFVAADGAYLTDADGRRYLDYHAAFGAILLGHNAPVVNDAIRGALGGVDLTGIGVTEAEVRLAQRIVEVIPSAESMIATMSGSEATAQAIRLARAVTDRDLIIKFQGGFHGWHDAVARNVISTADKAYGRDPLSKGILDQAVDATLIAEFNDLDSVAALFDAHRDRIAAVILEPIPHNVGALLPTTEFVEGLRKLTEQHGALLIFDEVITGFRHALGGYQQVIGVTPDLTTFGKGMANGFPVGGVAGRRDLMEHFNGQTGDVLMAGTFNGNPLGCHAALATIDYLAANPDFYTRTHALGERMRSGLRGILAELGIEATVAGFGGVFAVYFLAGPALGYRDLLRNDNAAYVAFHRGMTDRGFLMLPMALKRNHISGVHTEEEVDRTLEAAREVLKSL, from the coding sequence ATGTCAACCCCTCCGTCGTCCCAAGACTCACCGCGCGGCAAGGCGATCGCGGACGCCGCCGCGGCCGTCATCCCCGGTGGCGTCAACTCGTCGACCCGCTACATCGGCACGCCGTACGCGTTCGTCGCCGCCGACGGCGCCTACCTGACCGACGCCGACGGCCGGCGCTACCTCGACTACCACGCCGCGTTCGGCGCGATCCTGCTCGGCCACAACGCGCCGGTCGTCAACGACGCCATCCGCGGCGCGCTCGGCGGCGTCGACCTGACCGGCATCGGCGTCACCGAGGCCGAGGTGCGCCTCGCCCAACGGATCGTCGAGGTCATCCCGTCCGCCGAGTCGATGATCGCCACGATGAGCGGGTCGGAGGCGACCGCGCAGGCGATCCGGCTGGCCCGCGCGGTCACCGACCGGGACCTGATCATCAAGTTCCAGGGCGGGTTCCACGGCTGGCACGACGCGGTGGCCCGCAACGTCATCTCGACCGCCGACAAGGCGTACGGCCGGGATCCGCTCTCCAAGGGCATCCTCGACCAGGCGGTCGACGCCACCCTGATCGCGGAGTTCAACGACCTCGACTCGGTCGCCGCGCTCTTCGACGCGCACCGCGACCGGATCGCCGCCGTCATCCTCGAGCCGATCCCGCACAACGTCGGCGCGCTGCTGCCCACGACCGAGTTCGTCGAGGGCCTGCGCAAGCTGACCGAACAGCATGGCGCGCTGCTCATCTTCGACGAGGTGATCACCGGCTTCCGGCACGCGCTCGGCGGCTACCAGCAGGTGATCGGCGTGACCCCGGACCTGACGACGTTCGGCAAGGGGATGGCCAACGGCTTCCCGGTCGGCGGCGTGGCCGGACGGCGCGACCTGATGGAGCACTTCAACGGGCAGACCGGCGACGTGCTGATGGCGGGCACGTTCAACGGCAACCCGCTCGGCTGCCACGCGGCCCTGGCCACCATCGACTACCTGGCCGCGAACCCGGACTTCTACACGCGTACGCACGCCCTGGGCGAACGGATGCGGTCAGGTCTGCGCGGCATCCTCGCGGAACTGGGCATCGAGGCCACGGTCGCGGGCTTCGGCGGCGTCTTCGCGGTCTACTTCCTGGCCGGCCCGGCGCTCGGCTACCGCGACCTGTTGCGCAATGACAACGCGGCCTACGTGGCCTTCCACCGCGGCATGACCGACCGCGGCTTCCTCATGCTCCCGATGGCCCTGAAGCGCAACCACATCTCGGGCGTCCACACGGAGGAAGAGGTCGACCGCACCCTCGAAGCGGCCCGCGAGGTGCTCAAGAGCCTGTAG
- a CDS encoding PQQ-dependent sugar dehydrogenase yields the protein MRKPVIVAATAVLAVALSVAGIAVAVDRPATGTSRVAPTVDFTNPTTAASNLRVPWGMTYLPDGTALVAERDRAQILRVRPGLPTQIVGSVPGVVPGGEGGLLGLVVSPTYATDNLVYAYYTAATDNRIVRFTLANMSAQTPIVTGIAKANVHNGGRIAFGPDGMLYAGVGDAGVTSRAQNPGSLNGKILRIRPDGGVPADNPTAGSLVYSLGHRNVQGLAWDDAGRLYATEFGQNTWDEVNRIVPGGNYGWPVVEGNSANTAYRNPIVTWSPAEASPSGAAIIGDSLFVAALRGNRLWVVPLDGNGGAGTPTAALNSRFGRLRTVERGPDGSLWVATSNRDGRGNPTPSDDRVFRFSVTLPSPSPTPTATPTVTPTTDPTTDPTTTPTATPTTDPTTTPTATPTVTTPATACSVSYGANAIAGLLLGNVRVINRGPAVSSWTLTWTFGGNQRITSAWGARVSQSGRAVTARNDSWNGNLPTGASANFGFLANGTGTARPTDFRLNGTACAAS from the coding sequence ATGCGGAAACCCGTGATCGTCGCGGCCACCGCGGTCCTGGCTGTCGCCTTGAGCGTCGCCGGGATCGCCGTCGCGGTGGATCGACCGGCCACCGGAACGAGCCGCGTCGCACCGACCGTCGACTTCACCAACCCGACCACGGCCGCGAGCAACCTGCGGGTGCCCTGGGGAATGACCTACCTGCCCGACGGCACGGCGCTGGTCGCCGAGCGCGACCGCGCCCAGATCCTGCGGGTCCGGCCCGGCCTGCCGACGCAGATCGTCGGCTCGGTGCCGGGCGTCGTGCCCGGCGGCGAGGGCGGCCTGCTCGGCCTGGTGGTGTCGCCGACCTACGCCACCGACAACCTGGTCTACGCCTACTACACGGCGGCCACCGACAACCGGATCGTGCGCTTCACGCTGGCGAACATGTCGGCGCAGACGCCGATCGTCACCGGGATCGCCAAGGCCAACGTGCACAACGGCGGCCGGATCGCGTTCGGCCCCGACGGCATGCTCTACGCCGGGGTCGGCGACGCCGGCGTCACCAGCCGGGCGCAGAACCCGGGCAGCCTCAACGGGAAGATCCTGCGGATCCGGCCGGACGGCGGCGTGCCGGCCGACAACCCGACGGCCGGCTCGCTGGTCTACAGCCTCGGTCACCGCAACGTGCAGGGCCTCGCCTGGGACGACGCCGGGCGGCTCTACGCGACCGAGTTCGGCCAGAACACCTGGGACGAGGTCAACCGGATCGTCCCGGGCGGCAACTACGGCTGGCCGGTGGTGGAGGGCAACTCGGCCAACACGGCGTACCGCAACCCGATCGTCACCTGGTCCCCCGCGGAGGCCTCGCCGAGCGGCGCGGCCATCATCGGCGACAGCCTGTTCGTGGCGGCGCTGCGCGGCAACCGGCTCTGGGTCGTGCCACTGGACGGCAACGGCGGCGCGGGTACGCCGACCGCCGCGCTCAACAGCCGGTTCGGCCGCCTGCGGACCGTGGAACGCGGGCCGGACGGGTCGCTCTGGGTGGCGACCAGCAACCGTGACGGCCGGGGCAACCCGACGCCCAGCGACGACCGGGTCTTCCGCTTCTCGGTGACGCTGCCGAGCCCGAGCCCCACGCCAACGGCCACGCCGACCGTGACACCGACGACCGATCCGACGACCGATCCCACGACGACCCCGACCGCGACGCCGACGACGGATCCCACGACGACGCCGACCGCGACACCGACGGTGACCACGCCCGCGACCGCCTGCTCCGTCAGCTACGGCGCGAACGCCATCGCCGGCCTGCTGCTGGGCAACGTCCGGGTCATCAACCGCGGCCCGGCGGTCAGCTCGTGGACGCTGACCTGGACGTTCGGCGGCAACCAGCGGATCACCAGCGCGTGGGGCGCTCGGGTCAGCCAGTCCGGCCGCGCCGTGACCGCCCGCAACGACAGCTGGAACGGCAACCTGCCGACGGGCGCCAGCGCCAACTTCGGCTTCCTGGCCAACGGCACCGGCACCGCCCGCCCGACCGACTTCCGCCTGAACGGCACCGCCTGCGCGGCAAGCTGA